In a single window of the Brachionichthys hirsutus isolate HB-005 chromosome 18, CSIRO-AGI_Bhir_v1, whole genome shotgun sequence genome:
- the sp3b gene encoding transcription factor Sp3, protein MASADVDSSQSEFLQPGSAAETQTTDMSAIQMTGSDRWEVLTPVSAGKEDHGVVHIPNSGIVTSNGQYVLPIGGLPNQPIYVTASGNDAAANGVSGIQYQLIPQIQNADGTLSGFPTQGLDDGTGQIQLLQDGCHGSIGISCATTASTDLLTQAGQGVQLTGGSAYTGTVPVGLPGNITFVPINSLDLESLGFTGAQTVPIATGITSEGQLIMSGQMLEGQGQGQGHGTKQQLVTLSGAGANPELYVPTTTNSSSFPETIDGTGVLTQATAVSAGVADPSSSANFNSHNHLQQIQVSSSNSTALSQPILQLSGDAQGQDLNAAGQTLQSVQLVNPGTFLIQAQTVTATGQIQWQTFQVQGVQSLQGLQLPQGQGQAQQLTLAPVQTLPLGQTGQVSLPNLQTVTVNSGIQYTQGEDTNSPIGIQIKEEPDSEEWQLSGDSTLNPSDLNNLRVQMGEEDMETASGEGKRLRRVACTCPNCKESGGRGSGMGKKKQHICHIVGCGKVYGKTSHLRAHLRWHSGERPFVCNWMYCGKRFTRSDELQRHRRTHTGEKKFVCTECSKRFMRSDHLAKHIKTHQNKKGVSSASPPTTTTTDTVITADGTTLILQTTTHDLVSNQEIPLQLVTVAPGEVME, encoded by the exons ATGGCGTCCGCGGACGTGGACAGCAGTCAAAGCGAGTTTCTGCAACCCGGCAGCGCGGCGGAAACGCAG ACGACCGACATGTCGGCCATTCAGATGACGGGTTCGGACCGATGGGAGGTGTTGACTCCCGTCTCAGCCGGGAAGGAAGACCATGGAGTTGTTCACATTCCAAACTCGGGGATTGTCACGTCCAACGGTCAGTACGTGCTTCCCATCGGGGGTCTCCCCAACCAGCCGATCTACGTTACGGCGTCGGGGAATGACGCCGCGGCCAACGGCGTGTCGGGGATCCAGTATCAG CTCATCCCCCAAATCCAGAATGCCGACGGGACACTTTCAGGATTCCCAACGCAGGGACTGGACGACGGCACGGGGCAGATCCAGCTCCTACAAGACGGCTGCCATGGCAGCATCGGCATCAGCTGCGCCACGACCGCGTCCACGGACCTCCTGACGCAGGCGGGTCAAGGCGTCCAGCTAACTGGGGGGTCGGCGTACACGGGCACGGTGCCCGTGGGGCTACCCGGCAACATCACGTTTGTCCCGATAAATAGTTTGGATCTGGAGTCTTTGGGGTTTACGGGAGCACAGACGGTCCCCATTGCAACGGGGATCACGTCTGAAGGTCAGCTAATCATGAGCGGCCAGATGCTGGAGGGTCaaggtcagggtcagggtcacgGCACCAAACAGCAGCTGGTGACTCTGAGCGGTGCCGGCGCCAATCCAGAACTCTACGTGCCAACCACCACCaattcctcctccttccccgaGACCATCGACGGCACCGGGGTGCTGACCCAAGCTACCGCTGTGTCTGCAGGCGTGGCTGACCCCTCCTCCTCGGCAAACTTCAACTCCCACAACCACCTGCAGCAAATCCAG GTCTCATCGTCGAACTCCACCGCGCTCTCCCAGCCTATCCTGCAGCTCTCTGGGGACGCTCAGGGTCAAGACCTGAACGCAGCAGGTCAGACGCTACAGAGCGTACAGCTGGTCAACCCGGGGACGTTCCTCATCCAGGCCCAGACCGTCACTGCAACCGGACAGATCCAGTGGCAGACCTtccag GTTCAGGGTGTCCAGTCACTCCAGGGGCTCCAGTTGCCCCAGGGACAGGGGCAGGCCCAGCAACTGACTTTAGCCCCGGTGCAGACCCTCCCTCTGGGCCAGAcgggtcaggtcagcctgcccAACCTGCAAACAGTTACTGTGAACTCTGGAATCCAGTACACACAAGGAGAGGACACAAACAGCCCAATTG GTATTCAAATCAAAGAAGAGCCCGACTCTGAGGAGTGGCAGCTCAGCGGCGACTCCACGCTCAACCCCAGTGACCTGAACAACCTACGCGTTCAGATGGGAGAGGAAGACATGGAGACGGCGAGCGGCGAGGGCAAGAGGCTCCGGAGAGTCGCCTGCACCTGCCCCAACTGCAAGGAGTCCGgcggaag AGGTTCGGGCATggggaagaagaagcagcacatTTGCCATATCGTCGGCTGCGGCAAAGTCTACGGGAAGACGTCTCACCTCCGAGCCCACTTGCGCTGGCACAGCGGAGAGAGACCTTTCGTCTGCAACTGGATGTACTGCGGGAAGAGGTTCACCCGGAGCGACGAGCTGCAGAGACACCGGCGGACACACACGG GAGAGAAGAAGTTCGTGTGCACCGAGTGCTCCAAGAGGTTCATGCGAAGCGACCACCTGGCCAAGCACATAAAGACTCACCAGAACAAAAAGGGCGTTTCCTCCGCGTCTccgcccaccaccaccaccaccgacACCGTCATCACCGCCGACGGCACCACGCTCATCCTCCAGACCACCACCCACGACCTCGTGAGCAACCAGGAGATCCCATTACAGCTGGTCACCGTGGCCCCCGGCGAGGTCATGGaatga
- the fbxo30a gene encoding F-box only protein 30a, which yields MESLHSHCLKCINRRCMVRPEAGVSCDLIGCALVCGAVFHSCKLEEHRLLCPYERRPCLNREFGCPLSIRRIKMARHLETCPASIVCCTMEWNRWPVSYSDRKSYENLSKDFDEVEQLDMALALQDQRMLLESLKVTTNVSKRGEQEVDERDKMATASSLPETALANGTVEMEEESYDELFRASVETSRSLAAALDILTNAADIGDLVGNLNGGNGAGENGDSRDVRLAEGGRNVDMEVSDSDSERELGAVGGVDCAAGADGEEERVGWAGGRDFVELFFEASDDIAEEPINDPGPVWPATPPDRVPVPAPGRPVPQQAAVSPPRPFLLSDHVRNNFLHHLPTELRYRCLERKLQNVDVLRGISMFTFNGRRALLSDPYLFRAKMEDKSVDTSDLDVADDPMGLHGIDLITAALLFCLGDSPGGRGISDSRFVDGYHIDFGTQTFSFPSAILATDTMVGDIASASACDHASPQLSNPSPFHTLRLDLVLECVARYQTKQRSMFTFVCGQLFRRDEFSSHFKNVHGDIHAGLNGWMEQRCPLAYYGCTYSQRRFCPSVQGFRIIHDRHLGSFGVQPSAAFEPGDGLPGSACCFDSRCDRFSGLPFEVLQHVASFLDSFSLCQLSRASRTMRDVCATLLQMRGMVVLLWGKKRRADGSPSWQITDKVWRFSTAFGTVNEWKFANIASMADHLKKCTFNTIARREEAIPLPCMCFTRELTKEGRCLRSVLKPVA from the exons ATGGAGAGCCTCCACTCCCACTGCCTTAAATGCATCAACAGAAGGTGCATGGTGCGACCAGAGGCGGGCGTTTCCTGCGATCTCATTGGCTGTGCTCTCGTGTGCGGGGCGGTTTTCCACTCGTGTAAACTGGAGGAGCACCGTCTGCTGTGTCCGTACGAACGGCGGCCGTGCCTGAACCGGGAGTTCGGCTGCCCGCTCTCTATTAGGAGGATCAAGATGGCGCGACACCTCGAGACGTGCCCGGCGAGTATCGTCTGCTGCACGATGGAGTGGAACCGCTGGCCCGTGAGCTACTCCGATCGCAAGTCGTATGAGAACTTGAGCAAAGACTTTGATGAGGTCGAGCAGCTCGATATGGCCTTGGCCCTGCAGGATCAGAGGATGCTGTTGGAGTCCCTGAAGGTTACGACCAACGTGTCCAAgcgtggagagcaggaagtcgACGAGCGTGACAAAATGGCCACCGCGTCAAGTCTGCCCGAGACCGCGTTGGCTAACGGAACCGTGGAAATGGAAGAGGAGTCCTACGATGAGTTGTTCAGGGCCTCGGTGGAGACGAGCAGAAGTTTAGCAGCGGCTTTGGACATCCTGACTAACGCCGCAGATATCGGCGACCTTGTTGGAAATTTAAATGGAGGAAATGGCGCCGGAGAAAATGGCGATAGTCGTGATGTTCGTCTCGCGGAGGGTGGGAGGAATGTAGATATGGAGGTGagcgattctgattctgaacgcGAGCTCGGAGCAGTGGGAGGAGTCGACTGCGCCGCGGGAGcggacggagaggaggagcgcgTTGGCTGGGCGGGAGGGAGGGATTTTGTGGAGTTGTTTTTTGAAGCGAGCGACGACATCGCCGAGGAGCCAATAAATGATCCCGGCCCTGTCTGGCCGGCGACGCCTCCGGATCGCGTGCCCGTTCCGGCACCGGGACGTCCCGTGCCTCAACAGGCGGCGGTTTCCCCTCCGAGGCCGTTCCTGCTTTCTGATCATGTGAGGAATAACTTCTTGCACCACTTGCCTACGGAGCTCCGGTATCGGTGTTTGGAGCGCAAACTTCAGAATGTGGACGTGCTCAGGGGAATAAGTATGTTCACGTTTAACGGCCGGCGGGCTCTTCTGTCGGACCCGTACCTCTTCAGGGCAAAGATGGAGGACAAATCGGTCGACACGTCGGATCTGGACGTGGCGGACGACCCCATGGGCCTCCACGGCATCGACCTCATCACGGCGGCTCTGCTCTTCTGCCTCGGCGACTCTCCGGGGGGTCGAGGGATCTCGGACAGCCGGTTCGTCGACGGCTACCACATCGACTTTGGCACGCAGACGTTCTCCTTCCCCTCGGCCATCCTCGCGACCGACACCATGGTCGGCGACATCGCGTCGGCGTCGGCCTGCGATCACGCCAGCCCGCAGCTTTCCAATCCGAGCCCCTTCCACACGCTCCGGCTGGACCTCGTGCTCGAGTGCGTGGCTCGGTACCAGACCAAGCAGCGCTCGATGTTCACCTTTGTCTGCGGGCAGCTGTTCCGGCGGGACGAGTTCTCGTCTCATTTCAAAAACGTTCACGGGGATATTCACGCCGGGCTCAACGGCTGGATGGAGCAGCGCTGCCCCCTGGCCTACTACGGCTGCACCTACTCCCAAAGGCGGTTCTGCCCGTCCGTGCAGGGCTTCAGGATAATCCACGACCGGCACCTCGGCTCGTTCGGGGTTCAGCCCAGCGCGGCCTTCGAACCCGGGGACGGCCTGCCGGGAAGCGCCTGCTGCTTCGACTCCCGGTGCGATCGGTTCAGCGGCCTTCCGTTCGAGGTGCTCCAGCACGTGGCCAGCTTCCTCGACAGCTTCAGCTTGTGTCAACTCTCCCGAGCGTCTCGCACCATGAGGGACGTGtgcgccactctgctgcagaTGCGCGGCATGGTCGTCCTGCTGTGGGGGAAGAAGCGGCGCGCCGACGGCTCTCCGTCGTGGCAGATCACCGACAAG GTGTGGCGATTCAGCACGGCGTTCGGCACGGTGAACGAGTGGAAGTTTGCCAACATCGCCAGCATGGCCGACCACCTCAAGAAGTGCACGTTCAACACGATCGCGCGGCGGGAGGAGGCCATCCCGCTGCCGTGCATGTGCTTCACCAGAGAGCTCACGAAAGAGGGCCGGTGTTTACGTTCAGTCCTCAAACCAGTAGCTTAA
- the LOC137907673 gene encoding pancreatic secretory granule membrane major glycoprotein GP2-like — protein sequence MLRVERCWATPSSEPYSNIQYAFIRDSCPVLSNQQTLSMLKNGQGPEAMFRIQMFKFVGGSYTNVFLHCNVQICHNTGGPCQPNCSVDAGLTRLRRDIPLSHTVSYGPIRRLLTEKDKPKLSGVPPVETFVLGGLLVILLLITGVFGRLWLRSRRFYPAQEAQLTLSNIHHISEVAS from the exons ATGCTGCGTGTGGAGAGATGCTGGGCCACGCCGAGCAGCGAGCCATACAGCAATATCCAGTACGCCTTCATCAGAGACAG CTGCCCGGTGTTGTCAAACCAACAGACCCTAAGCATGCTGAAGAATGGCCAGGGTCCAGAGGCCATGTTCAGGATACAAATGTTCAAGTTTGTTGGCGGCTCTTACACAAACGTCTTCCTCCACTGCAACGTCCAGATCTGTCACAACACCGGGGGTCCGTGCCAGCCA AACTGTTCCGTTGATGCTGGATTAACGAGGCTACGGAGAGACATCCCTCTGTCCCATACGGTGTCATATGGACCAATCAGACGACTGCTAACAGAAAAAGACAAGCCAAAGCTGA GTGGGGTTCCTCCCGTGGAGACCTTTGTCCTCGGGGGGCTGCTGGTTATCCTGCTGCTGATCACAGGTGTGTTTGGGAGGTTGTGGCTCCGCTCCAGACGTTTCTACCCGGCGCAGGAGGCGCAACTCACCCTGTCCAATATTCACCACATCTCAGAGGTAGCGTCATGA